Part of the Etheostoma cragini isolate CJK2018 chromosome 8, CSU_Ecrag_1.0, whole genome shotgun sequence genome, ATTACAGCTGTGGTGGGCACTTTATTTTTGGCGTTGTTGGGCAGAAATTATTGCAATTCAAGTGATTTGAGTGAAAACTAGACTCCTACACCACctctttgctgtgttttcaggctttagatAAGAGGCTCGTCCGATAAGAACTGCGCCTCGTGGACGTGAGCAGGCGGTCCAAATATCTGCCGTCAAGTCGGacagtttacagcattttaagGCGCTGACACACAAACCCGATTATCGGCCGACAGAATAaccctttaaatcagacaaatggcaaTTGAAAACtctcaaaaacaacaataaaaagtttatgtAAATATCTAGAGTCAATTCTGAACCGATCAGCTGAGAGGCCAGCgcttcccagcatgccctgggtccgcctgggtcttgtGAGGTTATTCTTGCCCACCTGTGCATGATGTCAGAGCAAGTTGGGATCAAGTAGGAcacaaatctacccagcatgcatcgGGTGCGCAGACCTGACTGACTCATCTCGAACGATCCTTATCTAGCACGGTGACGGGAGACTCTAGATTGAAGGGCCtctcagagagagagggcctctcagagagagagcaagagagagagagagagagagagagagagagagagagagagagagagagagagactgagacagagagagtgacagagagagagacagagagagagagagagagagagagagagagagagagagtctcaCTCTATATGAAATTCTGACGTTTATTTCCCTCGCTTTAAGCGGTACTGATTTTGAAATTTATTACCCAGAGCTCCTTTGGGCACAGAGAGGAGTTTGATTGGTTCAGCGTCGGGAGAAAGTCCGGACGCTGTCTGCAGAGCCCTCAGGATCTCCGTGTTCTGcacaagaaaatgttaaaaagataATGTTACTGCTGATATTGTTATTAATTACTGCTAATGCTTCATTCAATATTACTCTATAGCTCTGAAtcttataaaaataatattaaaaaaaagatctttcaAAAGGTTCACAGTGAGTGAAAAGACTCAGACAAATGTTATGTCATATATGTTCTGTTATACTTGTTATCTTACTGGAAAAGAATAACACATTTTCCCTTGGTTAGAAACACAACATAGAGTATGGATATGAAGCATATTTCATGTAGTAAAGACTGGAGGCAATGACAGTGGAGTGAAATGGGCTTCAGTGTAGCTGTAGTGGTGTAGCTCTAGTGGGTGTAGCTGTAGTGGTTATAGCTGTAGTGGTGTAGCTGTGGTGGGTGTAGCTGTAGTGGTGTAGCTGTGGTGGGTGTAGCTGTAGTGGTGTCGCTGTAGTGGTGTCGCTGTAGTGGTGTCGCTGTAGTGGTGTCGCTGTAGTGGTGTCGCTGTAGTGNNNNNNNNNNNNNNNNNNNNNNNNNNNNNNNNNNNNNNNNNNNNNNNNNNNNNNNNNNNNNNNNNNNNNNNNNNNNNNNNNNNNNNNNNNNNNNNNNNNNagtcagaagcagagtatgagggccctgacagtacctaggtaaggactactagccagtcaggagcagagtatgagggtgaaccagaaaaccaaaaccagATGTAAAATGCACCAATTCTGGAACTTCACCACAGCATCGCACCGAGTCCACCGTACTATAGGTGGCGTATAAGTGCCCTAACCCGCCTTTTCTTCCTCGGTTCCCCCCACCAGGGCAGAATGTCCTCGGGTCACAGGCTGAGGGACGTGGAGCagcagcgccccctgctggaccCGGAGGAGGAGACGGAGGCGGAGGTGGAGAAGGGTTTCCACGGTGAAGCCAAGCGACTCTGGTTCATCCAGGACTGCTGCGGCATGGTGTGTGCCTTCATCACCTGGCTCCTGGTCTTGTACGCGGACTTTGTGGTCACGTTCGTCATGCTGCTGCCTTCCCGGAGCTTCTGGTACGCCGTGGTCAACGGGGTGTTCTTCAACAGCCTGGCCGTGCTGGCGCTGGCGTCCCACCTGCGCACCATGCTGACCGACCCGGTGAGGCAGCGGGCGGGAGACCATGGACGTGGGTTTAGTTTCAGGGGTAGTAAATAGGGCTGCACGGTATGAGGAAAATACGCaataatgttgttgaatatcgcgataacGGTAttagtagggctgggtatttatttttcaaaaatatttgacaCGGTACCGATCCCAATAATGTGACTTTGATACCGATTCCTAAattatactttttcttttatcaattttacaaaacaaaaagaaaatgcaataataaacattttggcacaaatctttgtatttatgtttcagctcctactacttaaccctcatgttgtccccatgttgtccccatgttgtcctaatgttgcctcatgttgtccccatgttgtcctcgtgttgtccccatgttgtcctcatgttgtccccatgttgtcctcgtgttgtccccatgttgcctcatgttgtccccatgttgtcctcgtgttgtccccatgttgtcctcatgttgtccccatgttgtcttcatgttgtcctcatgttgtcctcatgttgtcctcatgttgccctcatgttgtcctcatgttgtcttcatgttgtcctcatgtttcccccatgttgtcctcatgttgccctcatgttgtcttcatgttgtcctcatgttgtccccatgttgtccccgtgttgtcctcatgttgccctcatgttgtcttcatgttgtccccatattgtcctcatgttgccctcatgttgccctcatgttgtcctcatgttgtcctcatgttgtcctcatgttgccctcatgttgtcctcatgttgccctcatgttgtcttcttgttgccctcatgttgtcctcatgttgtcctcatgttgccctcatgttttcctcatgttgtccccatgttgtcctcatgatgccctcatgttgtcctcatgatgccctcatgttgtcctcatgttgtcctatatcaatgttctttttaattccccaaaataacatgattgattccacacaacgctctttagtaagtacacatctctactttcattaattttggggcgtcttattcaattttatagcatttgaaaaatagtattgagtaaaagttgacatattccagtctgtgaatatcaacaacatccattcctttcattttagtctaaattattcctattttctgcttttccaactcaaacattagttataagttcctataaatgagctttattgaccttaaattccccaaaataactgtaaaactaaagttaacaagtcggtgttacgtagtgttgaaaacgtcaaaaagaagtgacaaacaTGGGACGAAAAAATTTACCAATAAAAAAGCACTTTTCTACAGAGTTTTTCTCTCAGCTAACACAAAGAATCTCTGAGTGTCTCTCTCGATATGTTCGCATTGTGTTTATTGAACCAGTTAATATTGCAATGATGATAATAAAGgtgtattgtgcagccctagcaacaaaaaaacaaaaataggaGCTCCACGTTGCAACTAAGCCATACGATGTTTCCcatctttcttttcattgtccacatttcctctttcctctccttaggGAGCCGTTCCTAAGGGCAACGCCACTAAAAAGTACGTGGAGAGTCTGCAGCTGAAGCCGGGCGAGGTCATCTACAAATGTCCAAAATGCTGCAGCATCAAACCCGAGAGGGCTCACCACTGCAGGTCAGAAGGGTTCCTACCACCTGCAGGGAGTTTAAATAGTCTCACATTACCCTCGCCAGGCCTACACGACATGTACATTCTgggtttgcatttctttaaccttCGTGGTTGTCCTCGGATCAAACTGACCTGTTTCagagtgttttatatcagaaatattagatttctttcaaccaaattgtccaaaaacagCATGGATGACTCCATATTTTCTTCAGGTGACATTTTtgtggtttcaaaacagtatccggactaaactttgacatgaCGTGATCCACTCAGCAGCCTCAGATCTTAACCATTAGTCATAATAATTCAGAATTTATgccctttttaactaaaaatgtatgtataatttaatacaaatgaggtttatggaCCATAATAAAAGCGCCAAAAtctggaaaagtgacaaaagaaatcAGCAAAAGCGACAAAAAGATtggaaaagcaccaaaaaaaaatcaatttggaCGTGGAAGGGCAAGTTAATGGttaaagggaagacaacacaagggttaaaccaatcacaatcgtctggGGCGTCGCTAGGCTCCGGACGCAGCGACGgtctgcaaaatggtctctggaaggaacttgttttggtggcaaaacaattgcaaaagaaaacgctACTTACAATATTTAATGAGGTTAACTGTTgatacagtacagtaacatgagctatttaaatcagctgatacatggttaaacctcattatctcttaccAGTGGATCTCCGtctgtactttgtccacagcaatcccaccagtCACTCCCAAAACTACACAGTTAGagaggaaaagtgtgtgtgtatgtgtatgtgtatatatatatatatatatatatatatatatatgcgcttttcctctcttttttttctgtagtaaATTTTTAAAATCATCAGGTGTCAGGCTTTATTCTAGAAATGTAATGTACTTCTGTTGAGTTTCAATATTAActccagtgtttcctctatgttgattttattggcaaaatggcatgaaaaaaatcctcaaagaAACACTGTAACTGTGCTgttattaaagctgcactggTTGATTTGGGGAATCTTCTGGAAGCAGAACAACACGCTGTCATCATCTTTAGTTGTTAGTGACAAGGCagctgaggtggttgtttttaaaCGGTTAGTCCGTTAGTCTAGTTGGGAAGAATAACGGCCATGTTGTTCCtgcctccttcttcttctgtagtATCTGTAAGCGCTGCATACGCAAGATGGACCACCACTGTCCATGGGTCAACAACTGTGTCGGGGAGAAAAACCAGCGCTTCTTCGTCCTCTTCACTGTAAGATCACTCaccttcttcatcctcttcatcctcttcactGTAAGCTCAttcatcctcttcatcctcttcgTCCTCTTCACTGTAAGATCACTCaccttcttcatcctcttcatcctcttcactGTAAGCTCACTCaccttcttcatcctcttcatcctcttcactGTAAGATCActcatcttcttcatcctcttcatcctcttcactGTAAGATCACTCACCTTCTTCATCCACTTCATCCTCTTCACTGTAAGATCACTCaccttcttcatcctcttcactGTAAGCTCActcatcttcttcatcctcttcatcctcttcactGTGAGCCCACTCaccttcttcatcctcttcatcctcttcactGTAAGCTCActcatcttcttcatcctcttcatcctcttcactGTAAGCTCAttcaccttcttcttcctcttcatcctcttcactGTAAGCTCATTCACTGTCCTGACCACTTCAGATCtgattttccttctttcttcttcaggTTGACTTCCACACACATCAACAAGAGATATGTTATACATTTGAGTTAAAACTggagatgttttgttttgttgagaagtgaaagaaatgaaaaagaatcaGCATAGAATGTAAATTTGAGAGACAGAAGGTTTTGTTAACTTTAGCTTGTCATGTTACACATTTTGGCACCACGACTAGCTGAAGCTAAGGAATGAGTATTGTATGTTCAAATCCTGTGAGACCCCTCCAACTCTGAGGTGTAAAAACACCAACAGAGTGAGGAAGTCTGGTACGTTTTCTTCTGTCCACAGATGTACATCGCCATGATCTCCTGTCACGCTCTGGCTCTCTGTGGATACCAGTTCATCACCTGCGTCAAAGTCCAGTGGAGAGGTGAGTCCTGAAAACCGCTGCACCTGCCCACTTGAAGGGCAATTTGTTGTTCCCCTGCATTgatgtctaagtgactaatgtgaacaaaaatctcTGAAATTGGTCCGGTATTTAGCGAGAACGCTGTAACCTACTGCCGTAAACGGGGCTCCGATGTGATCCTATGGGGCGAATGTGCATTGTTATTTtacgtccactaaaagtgctgcTTCTCTAACCCTAAGTggctgacaacattatggaaaggatccctacagagatagatgttttttttaaagactgacAGGAAACGGCTCAGAGatcccaccagactccatgtaaataatcagtacttttaatGTGGAGCCAGCATATTTTCCCGTGTAAATGGGTGAGTTAagggtttatttcaacaaaaccagagtggtgattgttggaacagtggaaagatgaaccaaaacagcttttgattttt contains:
- the LOC117949753 gene encoding palmitoyltransferase ZDHHC7-like — translated: MSSGHRLRDVEQQRPLLDPEEETEAEVEKGFHGEAKRLWFIQDCCGMVCAFITWLLVLYADFVVTFVMLLPSRSFWYAVVNGVFFNSLAVLALASHLRTMLTDPGAVPKGNATKKYVESLQLKPGEVIYKCPKCCSIKPERAHHCSICKRCIRKMDHHCPWVNNCVGEKNQRFFVLFTMYIAMISCHALALCGYQFITCVKVQWRECSDFSPPVTMMLMIFLCMEALLFFTFTAVMFCTQLHSICNDETEIERLKNEKPTWERQTRWAGLRSVFGGPPSLLWVSPFAGLKLPTLLPRRTWKGGAEFSV